The proteins below are encoded in one region of Paenibacillus albus:
- a CDS encoding helix-turn-helix domain-containing protein — protein MLHLGNTIAELREARAITQEELARKLGISRSTLSHYEKNRRKPPLDFIVQLANTFNISIEQIINAPKKEQA, from the coding sequence GTGTTACATCTCGGTAATACCATCGCTGAATTACGAGAGGCAAGAGCGATTACACAAGAAGAACTAGCTAGAAAATTAGGCATATCCAGATCGACCCTCTCTCATTACGAAAAGAACAGAAGAAAGCCGCCGTTGGATTTTATTGTGCAGTTGGCCAATACGTTCAACATATCCATTGAGCAAATTATTAATGCGCCGAAAAAAGAACAAGCGTAA
- a CDS encoding VanZ family protein, whose amino-acid sequence MKFSRSIVYVLPAVMWVMLIFHFSSEPYQKQTIIPFLHQHFNEDTVRRLLPDVTVHYLHSAISAKSDPFGFIEFVFRKSAHMFVYGVFAIVVYIALYPLRLKLPYSMLASLIIVAGIASLDEWNQLFTGGRTSTIRDVGVDVSGGMLFLLIFILLSKWARYIKSKNVKKSALL is encoded by the coding sequence ATTAAATTCTCACGTTCGATTGTTTATGTTTTACCAGCCGTTATGTGGGTGATGCTCATCTTTCACTTCTCATCTGAACCGTATCAGAAGCAAACGATTATTCCTTTTCTTCATCAGCATTTTAACGAAGATACAGTAAGAAGGCTGCTGCCGGATGTGACGGTTCATTATTTGCACTCCGCTATATCGGCGAAGAGTGATCCCTTCGGTTTCATTGAATTCGTATTTCGCAAAAGCGCGCATATGTTTGTTTACGGTGTGTTTGCGATTGTCGTCTATATCGCTTTGTATCCGCTGCGGCTAAAATTGCCTTACAGCATGCTGGCTTCATTGATCATTGTAGCGGGTATCGCTTCATTAGATGAGTGGAACCAACTATTCACCGGGGGGCGAACAAGCACGATTCGAGATGTAGGCGTTGACGTATCGGGAGGCATGTTGTTTCTGTTAATATTCATTCTGCTATCTAAATGGGCAAGATATATAAAGTCGAAGAACGTAAAGAAGTCTGCCTTATTATAG
- a CDS encoding NAD-dependent epimerase, which yields MTVILVTGCAGFIGFHVARRLLEQGCTVIGADNRNDYYDVRLKDSRLNLLTDYERFHYHHISLEDTAKVIQLFEETQPQIVIHLAAQAGVRYSLDNPHVYIQSNLAAFTNILEGCRLHHIQHLLYASSSSVYGANTKTPFSTRDNVDHPVSLYAATKKANELMAHTYSHLYGLPTTGLRLFTVYGPWGRPDMAYFNFTRNIMGNRSIQVFNYGRMKRDFTYIDDVAHGIVQLVYHPPKESHNWNRTSPDPSGSYAPYRILNMGSNRPEELMSMIHHLEGIIGKKAIIEYMPMMQGDVMATYADIEDIQQLIDYRPTTSLKQGLERFVDWFLNDYSDREV from the coding sequence ATGACTGTAATTCTAGTAACGGGCTGCGCTGGGTTTATCGGTTTCCATGTCGCTCGAAGGCTGCTTGAGCAAGGCTGCACTGTCATTGGTGCGGATAATAGGAATGACTATTACGATGTTCGATTAAAGGATTCGAGACTGAATCTATTGACCGATTATGAGCGGTTTCACTACCATCATATTTCTCTTGAGGATACTGCTAAGGTAATTCAATTGTTCGAGGAGACGCAGCCGCAGATTGTCATTCATCTGGCGGCGCAGGCTGGGGTTCGATACAGTCTGGACAACCCTCATGTTTATATCCAATCCAATCTTGCGGCTTTTACAAATATATTGGAAGGCTGCAGGCTGCATCATATCCAGCATCTCTTATACGCTTCTTCGAGCTCGGTCTATGGCGCGAATACGAAGACACCGTTCTCCACGCGTGATAATGTCGATCATCCAGTTAGCCTCTATGCTGCGACGAAGAAGGCGAACGAGCTGATGGCTCATACGTACAGCCATCTATACGGGCTGCCGACGACGGGTCTTCGCTTGTTCACTGTCTACGGGCCTTGGGGGCGGCCGGATATGGCTTACTTCAATTTCACGAGAAACATTATGGGGAATAGAAGCATTCAAGTGTTCAATTACGGACGTATGAAGCGGGATTTCACCTATATCGATGATGTTGCCCACGGCATCGTGCAATTAGTGTACCACCCGCCGAAGGAGAGTCACAATTGGAATCGAACAAGCCCGGACCCTAGCGGCAGTTATGCACCCTATCGCATCCTGAATATGGGCAGCAATCGGCCTGAGGAACTGATGTCCATGATTCATCATCTTGAAGGAATCATAGGCAAGAAGGCGATTATCGAATATATGCCAATGATGCAGGGCGACGTCATGGCGACCTATGCGGATATAGAAGATATTCAGCAGCTAATAGACTACAGGCCGACAACTTCGCTCAAGCAAGGGTTAGAGAGATTCGTTGATTGGTTCTTGAATGATTATTCAGATCGCGAGGTGTAG